Proteins encoded within one genomic window of Gloeobacter kilaueensis JS1:
- a CDS encoding CmpA/NrtA family ABC transporter substrate-binding protein, giving the protein MSDSTQFTFKRRDVLISGAAAAGSLFVPGYVSAADAPETPKARLGFIALSDCAPLVIAKEKGYFDKYGMKEVEVLKQASWGVTRDNLELGADGGGIDGAHLLTPMAYLISNGNITKGNKKIPLFILARLNVNGQAISVANKYKPLKLTLDAAPMKQEALKARSKGDPITVAQTFPGGTHWAWLRYWLAAGGVDPETDVKVITVPPPQMVANMKTGVTDAFCVGEPWNQQLINQQIGYSALTTGQIWNRHPEKSFVLRADYVEKYPKASKALLMAIQEAQIWADKAENKDELAQIVSKRQWIGAPVSDIVARYKGIFDYGDGRPVERNSPHAMQFWQGFASYPYRSHDLWFLTEDIRWGMLPVATDTKKLVAAVNREDLWREAAKGLGQPVPKSPSRGVEKFFDGISFDPNHPEAYLKSVKLKKLA; this is encoded by the coding sequence ATGTCTGATTCCACCCAATTTACTTTCAAGCGCCGGGACGTACTTATCAGTGGAGCGGCAGCCGCCGGTTCGCTGTTTGTGCCCGGCTACGTCAGTGCCGCCGATGCCCCGGAGACCCCAAAGGCGCGGCTGGGCTTTATCGCCCTCAGCGACTGTGCGCCCCTGGTGATTGCCAAAGAAAAGGGCTACTTCGACAAGTACGGCATGAAGGAAGTCGAAGTGCTCAAGCAGGCATCCTGGGGCGTCACCCGCGACAATCTCGAACTGGGTGCCGATGGCGGCGGAATCGACGGGGCGCACCTGCTCACGCCGATGGCGTATCTGATCAGCAACGGCAACATCACCAAGGGCAACAAAAAAATACCGCTGTTTATCCTGGCCCGCCTCAACGTCAACGGCCAGGCAATTTCAGTTGCCAACAAGTACAAGCCTTTGAAGCTGACCCTTGACGCTGCGCCGATGAAGCAAGAAGCGCTCAAGGCCAGATCGAAGGGCGATCCGATCACCGTCGCTCAGACATTTCCGGGCGGCACCCACTGGGCCTGGCTGCGCTACTGGCTCGCGGCGGGGGGCGTCGATCCGGAGACGGATGTGAAGGTCATCACCGTCCCGCCGCCCCAGATGGTCGCCAACATGAAGACGGGCGTAACCGACGCCTTTTGCGTGGGCGAGCCCTGGAACCAGCAGCTCATCAACCAGCAGATCGGCTATTCGGCCCTCACCACCGGGCAGATCTGGAACCGCCACCCCGAAAAATCTTTTGTCTTGCGCGCCGACTACGTGGAGAAGTACCCGAAGGCGAGCAAGGCGCTTTTGATGGCCATCCAAGAAGCCCAGATCTGGGCGGACAAAGCCGAGAACAAGGACGAACTCGCCCAGATCGTCTCGAAGCGCCAGTGGATCGGTGCGCCGGTCTCGGATATCGTTGCCCGCTACAAGGGCATCTTCGATTATGGCGACGGCAGGCCCGTCGAGCGCAACAGCCCCCACGCCATGCAGTTCTGGCAGGGCTTTGCCTCCTACCCGTACAGGAGCCACGACCTGTGGTTTTTGACCGAGGACATCCGCTGGGGAATGCTGCCAGTGGCCACCGACACCAAAAAGCTCGTCGCCGCCGTCAACCGCGAGGATCTCTGGCGCGAGGCAGCAAAGGGCCTGGGCCAGCCGGTCCCCAAGAGTCCCTCGCGCGGCGTCGAAAAATTCTTCGACGGCATCAGCTTCGACCCGAACCATCCGGAAGCTTATCTCAAGAGCGTCAAGCTCAAAAAACTGGCGTAA
- a CDS encoding PIN domain-containing protein: MTVEYPVFPVVLDACVLYPLPLRDTLLRAAGAGIYRPHWSLAILEEVTRNLLKRGRLNQLQADDLQQALQKAFPQAIVEVPMALIAAMTNHPKDRHVLAAAVRIGAQVIVTTNIKDFQKEDLQPWDVEAQHPDAFLCHLYHIDPQAMVQAVVRQAQALKRPPMSVQELLERLELQVPQFAALVREVECPPER, encoded by the coding sequence ATGACGGTTGAGTATCCAGTTTTTCCCGTTGTCCTCGATGCCTGTGTTCTGTATCCTCTCCCCCTACGGGACACTCTGCTACGGGCTGCTGGAGCCGGAATTTACCGTCCTCACTGGAGTCTGGCCATTCTCGAAGAGGTAACCCGCAATCTACTGAAGCGAGGGAGGCTAAACCAGTTGCAGGCAGATGATCTCCAGCAGGCTCTTCAAAAAGCCTTCCCCCAGGCGATTGTCGAAGTGCCGATGGCTTTGATTGCTGCAATGACCAACCATCCTAAAGACCGGCATGTACTTGCTGCAGCAGTAAGAATCGGTGCTCAGGTGATTGTCACCACGAACATTAAGGACTTCCAAAAAGAGGATCTGCAGCCGTGGGACGTCGAGGCTCAACATCCTGATGCCTTCCTGTGCCATCTCTATCACATCGACCCGCAAGCAATGGTGCAGGCTGTCGTTCGGCAGGCTCAAGCACTCAAGCGACCACCCATGAGTGTGCAGGAACTTCTCGAGCGACTCGAATTGCAAGTACCGCAGTTCGCGGCACTTGTGCGTGAAGTCGAATGTCCGCCCGAGCGTTAG
- a CDS encoding excisionase family DNA-binding protein, with protein sequence MLEQKALSGGVVASQDELPSLEQIDRLLHVPSIQARLTGPDGESVPLPDSVYRLLSQVIPLLKAGKAVEFLPLEHELSTQQAAALLNVSRPFLIDKLLQPVGSIPYHRSGTHRRIYVKDLLDYKQQRDRQCHQALDELTQMSQDLGFYDLEAVAGAVREDDG encoded by the coding sequence ATGCTTGAGCAGAAGGCTTTATCGGGGGGCGTCGTCGCTTCTCAAGACGAGCTACCATCTCTGGAGCAGATAGACCGACTGCTGCATGTTCCATCCATACAGGCGCGATTAACGGGTCCGGATGGAGAGAGCGTTCCTCTACCGGACTCGGTTTACCGTCTGCTCAGCCAGGTCATTCCGTTACTTAAAGCAGGCAAGGCCGTAGAATTTCTGCCCCTCGAGCATGAACTCTCGACGCAACAGGCTGCCGCTTTGCTAAACGTCTCACGACCTTTCCTCATCGACAAACTTTTGCAGCCAGTCGGCAGTATCCCCTACCATAGGTCCGGCACCCATCGACGGATCTACGTCAAGGATTTGCTCGACTACAAGCAACAGCGCGACCGGCAGTGCCATCAGGCTCTAGATGAACTCACCCAGATGAGCCAGGATCTGGGCTTCTACGACTTGGAGGCAGTTGCCGGAGCGGTTCGCGAAGATGACGGTTGA
- a CDS encoding GatB/YqeY domain-containing protein, which yields MLLEQIKADSLEARKRNSKEPGVHTRRVSLLGTLYAEASRVGKDAANRPSTDEEVLAVVRKFIKNLDETIAVLQKAGKNTAGQLEEKAILEGYLPRQLSSEELRAAIESIVADLGEKSPKAMGEVMKQLKERYGGQFDGKLASEAARTILNR from the coding sequence ATGTTGCTGGAGCAGATCAAAGCGGACAGTCTGGAGGCGCGCAAGCGCAACAGCAAGGAGCCGGGGGTGCATACCCGGCGCGTCAGTTTGCTGGGGACGCTCTACGCTGAGGCGAGCCGCGTCGGCAAGGACGCCGCCAACCGCCCGAGCACGGATGAGGAGGTGCTGGCAGTGGTGCGCAAATTTATCAAAAACCTCGACGAGACGATCGCCGTCTTGCAAAAGGCAGGCAAGAACACCGCTGGTCAGTTAGAAGAAAAGGCGATTCTCGAGGGCTACCTGCCGCGCCAGCTCAGTTCTGAGGAGTTGAGGGCGGCGATAGAAAGCATCGTCGCGGATCTGGGCGAAAAATCGCCAAAGGCGATGGGCGAGGTGATGAAGCAGCTCAAGGAGCGCTACGGCGGCCAGTTCGACGGCAAACTGGCCAGTGAAGCGGCGCGGACGATCTTGAATCGCTGA
- a CDS encoding RNA-binding S4 domain-containing protein: MADFIKLDQFLKLAGAVQTGGQAKLLVQDGQVMVNGAVETRRGRKLVNGDVVRLGEQIYPVELGAPDEDGAIS; the protein is encoded by the coding sequence GTGGCTGACTTTATCAAGCTCGACCAGTTTCTCAAGCTCGCCGGAGCCGTCCAGACGGGCGGCCAGGCGAAGCTGCTTGTTCAAGACGGGCAGGTGATGGTGAACGGTGCCGTCGAGACGCGCCGGGGCCGCAAGCTGGTGAATGGGGACGTGGTGAGGCTGGGCGAGCAGATTTACCCGGTTGAGCTGGGTGCTCCCGACGAGGACGGCGCAATCTCGTGA
- a CDS encoding peptide chain release factor 3 translates to MPTDSIAAEVSRRRTFAIISHPDAGKTTLTEKLLLYGGAIDMAGSVRARRNQRHATSDWMAMEQQRGISITSTVLQFGYHDHQINLLDTPGHQDFSEDTYRTLAAADNAVMLIDAAKGIEAQTRKLFDVCRMRGIPIFTFINKLDRPGREPLELLDEIEKVLGIDVFAVNWPIGMGETFRGVYDRLLHAVHLFDRTQGGRRIAPVTVGSIDDERMRALMDEQTYLQVAEEIELLDAVAAEFDQRRVEQGLLTPVFFGSAANNFGVQLFLDAFIDFASKPGIHRADTGIISPEDTDFTGFVFKIQANMDPQHRDRVAFIRVCSGRFEKDMTVHHTRLGKKVRLSRSLKLFGQERETVEEAYAGDIVGVINPGTFAIGDTICLGKPVAFEGIPLFAPEHFATLRNPNPSRYKQFLKGVTQLREEGAVQVLFHQDEAKRDPILAAVGQLQFDVVRFRLESEYNVETLLEPLPWTMARWVSAKHPDDLETIDWYFDSLGLKDVEGRLVILFKTPWGLQQMSERNPHLQFHEIAPSSSGAPSSTG, encoded by the coding sequence ATGCCTACCGACTCGATTGCCGCCGAAGTAAGTCGGCGGCGCACCTTTGCGATTATCTCCCACCCGGATGCGGGCAAGACGACGCTCACCGAAAAGCTGTTGCTCTACGGCGGAGCGATCGACATGGCCGGTTCGGTGCGCGCCCGGCGCAACCAGCGCCACGCCACCTCCGACTGGATGGCGATGGAACAGCAGCGCGGCATCTCGATTACCTCGACGGTCCTGCAGTTTGGCTACCACGACCACCAGATCAACCTGCTCGATACGCCGGGCCACCAGGATTTTTCGGAGGACACCTACCGCACCCTGGCTGCCGCCGACAACGCCGTGATGCTCATCGACGCCGCCAAGGGCATCGAGGCCCAGACGCGCAAGCTCTTCGACGTTTGCCGGATGCGCGGCATTCCGATATTTACCTTCATCAACAAGCTTGACCGCCCAGGCCGCGAGCCGCTCGAATTGCTCGACGAGATCGAGAAGGTTCTGGGCATCGATGTCTTTGCTGTCAACTGGCCCATCGGCATGGGCGAGACGTTTCGGGGCGTCTACGACCGGCTCCTGCACGCAGTTCATCTATTTGATCGCACCCAGGGGGGCCGCCGGATCGCTCCGGTCACCGTCGGTTCGATCGACGACGAGCGGATGCGCGCCTTGATGGACGAGCAGACCTACCTCCAGGTGGCCGAGGAAATCGAACTGCTCGATGCGGTGGCCGCCGAATTTGACCAGCGGCGCGTCGAGCAGGGGTTGCTCACGCCTGTCTTCTTTGGCAGTGCCGCCAACAATTTTGGGGTGCAGCTTTTTTTAGACGCCTTCATCGACTTTGCCTCCAAGCCGGGCATCCACCGCGCCGACACCGGGATCATCTCACCGGAGGACACAGATTTTACCGGCTTTGTCTTCAAGATTCAGGCAAATATGGACCCGCAGCACCGCGACCGCGTCGCCTTTATTCGCGTCTGCTCGGGCAGGTTCGAGAAGGACATGACCGTTCACCACACCCGCCTGGGCAAAAAAGTCCGGCTCTCCCGTTCGCTCAAACTGTTCGGCCAGGAGCGCGAGACGGTCGAAGAAGCCTATGCGGGCGACATCGTAGGCGTGATCAACCCTGGCACCTTCGCCATCGGCGATACGATCTGCCTGGGTAAACCGGTGGCCTTCGAGGGCATCCCGCTTTTTGCGCCCGAGCATTTTGCCACCCTGCGCAACCCGAACCCCTCCAGGTACAAGCAATTTCTCAAAGGCGTCACCCAACTGCGCGAGGAAGGAGCGGTTCAGGTGCTCTTTCATCAAGACGAGGCCAAGCGCGATCCGATCCTGGCGGCGGTGGGCCAGTTGCAGTTCGACGTGGTGCGCTTTCGGCTGGAGAGCGAGTACAACGTCGAGACGCTGCTCGAACCGTTGCCCTGGACGATGGCGCGTTGGGTGAGCGCCAAGCACCCGGACGATCTGGAGACCATCGACTGGTACTTTGACAGCCTCGGCCTCAAAGACGTCGAGGGGCGGCTGGTGATTCTCTTTAAGACCCCCTGGGGTCTGCAGCAGATGAGCGAGCGCAACCCGCACCTGCAGTTTCACGAGATTGCGCCGTCCTCGTCGGGAGCACCCAGCTCAACCGGGTAA
- a CDS encoding peroxiredoxin has product MTAAVGLPAPSFTLKSTKGATSPKNLGAPISLSDYRGKWLIFFFYPLDFTFVCPTEILALSDRYEEFEALDTEILGASTDSVFSHWAWISTPREKNGIAGLNFPLVADYTKETATAYGVLNEKEGYAQRGLFIIDPDGILKYATITDDNVGRSVEETLRVLQALQNGGLCPGDWKPGQKVLEVV; this is encoded by the coding sequence ATGACTGCAGCCGTTGGCCTTCCGGCCCCCAGCTTTACGCTCAAGAGCACCAAAGGTGCAACCAGCCCCAAAAACCTCGGTGCGCCGATTTCCCTCAGCGACTATCGCGGCAAGTGGCTGATCTTCTTTTTCTATCCCCTCGATTTTACGTTTGTCTGCCCGACGGAGATCCTGGCGCTCTCCGATCGCTACGAAGAATTTGAAGCGCTCGACACCGAGATTCTCGGCGCTTCGACCGACAGTGTCTTCAGCCACTGGGCCTGGATCAGCACCCCACGCGAAAAAAATGGCATCGCCGGGCTCAACTTCCCCCTGGTTGCCGATTACACCAAGGAGACGGCAACAGCCTACGGCGTGCTCAACGAAAAGGAAGGCTACGCCCAGCGGGGTCTATTCATCATCGATCCCGACGGCATCCTCAAGTACGCGACGATCACCGACGACAACGTTGGCCGCTCAGTCGAGGAGACGCTCCGGGTTCTGCAGGCGCTGCAGAACGGCGGTCTGTGCCCCGGCGACTGGAAGCCCGGTCAAAAAGTGCTCGAAGTCGTCTAG
- a CDS encoding TlpA disulfide reductase family protein, with the protein MALRLRSTLPSFEGATRWLNRTPQPEDYQGQVLVVHFWSISCYICHDVVEQFNAIRDDYQAKGVRFISVHQPRSEAELDLAAVEKDAKENMLLTQPCAIDNDHTIVDRFINEYVPGYYVFDRKGEMRHFQTGGKGYERITRALDRCLSEGDEA; encoded by the coding sequence ATGGCACTGCGGCTGCGTTCTACCCTGCCTTCTTTTGAAGGGGCCACCCGCTGGCTGAATCGCACCCCCCAGCCGGAGGACTACCAGGGCCAGGTGCTTGTGGTTCATTTCTGGTCGATTAGCTGCTACATCTGCCACGATGTCGTCGAGCAGTTCAACGCCATCCGCGACGATTACCAGGCGAAGGGCGTACGCTTTATCAGCGTCCACCAGCCCCGCAGCGAGGCCGAACTCGACCTTGCAGCGGTCGAAAAGGACGCGAAGGAGAACATGCTCCTCACCCAGCCCTGTGCGATCGACAACGATCACACGATCGTCGATCGCTTTATCAACGAGTACGTCCCCGGCTACTACGTCTTCGACCGCAAAGGCGAGATGCGCCACTTTCAGACCGGCGGCAAAGGCTACGAGCGGATCACCAGGGCTCTCGACCGGTGCCTGAGCGAAGGGGACGAAGCGTAA
- a CDS encoding Maf family protein has translation MAVSLLLASASPRRRELLQQLRIDFRAFASQFAEVADESLPPDRLVLNNSLGKALALQEPYPQDLILAADTVVATDREILGKPLDARRATEMLEQLQGRRHTVYTGMALIEGEQRSLRCNITEVKLKAMSASEIAAYVASGEPLSTAGGYSIQGLGAGLVEAIDGCYTNVLGLSLPMLVDMLLEFGRRVYALPGEKNAPA, from the coding sequence ATGGCCGTCTCCTTGCTTTTAGCCTCCGCTTCGCCGCGCCGCCGCGAGTTGTTGCAGCAACTGCGCATCGACTTTCGTGCTTTTGCCAGCCAGTTTGCCGAGGTGGCAGACGAGAGCTTGCCGCCGGATCGGCTTGTTTTGAACAATAGCCTCGGTAAGGCGCTGGCGCTACAGGAACCCTATCCCCAGGATCTGATTCTGGCGGCGGATACCGTCGTCGCCACCGATCGTGAGATTCTGGGCAAGCCCCTCGACGCCCGGCGCGCCACCGAGATGCTGGAGCAGTTGCAGGGGCGGCGGCACACCGTCTACACCGGCATGGCCCTCATCGAAGGGGAGCAGCGCTCGCTGCGCTGCAACATCACCGAAGTCAAGCTCAAGGCGATGAGCGCCTCTGAGATTGCCGCTTATGTCGCCAGCGGCGAACCGCTCTCTACCGCCGGGGGCTACTCGATCCAGGGATTGGGAGCGGGTCTTGTGGAGGCGATCGACGGCTGCTACACGAATGTGCTGGGCCTCTCGCTGCCGATGCTGGTCGATATGCTCCTCGAATTTGGCCGCCGCGTCTACGCCCTACCGGGTGAGAAGAACGCACCTGCCTGA
- a CDS encoding CmpA/NrtA family ABC transporter substrate-binding protein, with amino-acid sequence MEKTTGAEQEQTAIKTGRRSFLVAAGAVGAGLLLKPGYAGAADAPEVTGARIGFVGQTDAAPLIIAKEKGYFAKQGLKDIELVKLPSYAVIRDNLELGTDNGGIDGSMILRPIGFLMALGTITKGNKKVPMYVPLQLNIDGQGITISNEFRSEDPRLDSSPIKAKVEKAKSQSRRYKFASTFPGGTSDLMMRYWLAAGGIDPDSDVESLIVPAGQLVANMKVGNLSGFCVGDPWHARAISEKTGYTALISGEMWRDHPEKALTLRADWSDKNPKATRAIVRAVIEAQQWCDVMTNREELAKILSGREYTNVAAADLLPRLKGTVDYGDGRVVQNSPYIMRYWKNNASYPYKSHDLWFLTENIRWGKLPPDFAQVRKVIDQVNREDVWRTAAKELGVPAAQIPKSTSRGVETFYPDKVKFDPKNPEAYLASLKIKRVTDIKVKRT; translated from the coding sequence ATGGAAAAAACAACAGGTGCGGAACAGGAACAGACGGCGATCAAGACGGGGCGGCGCAGTTTTCTGGTCGCTGCCGGGGCAGTGGGCGCGGGTCTACTGCTCAAGCCGGGCTACGCGGGGGCGGCGGACGCTCCGGAGGTAACGGGGGCGCGCATCGGCTTTGTCGGCCAGACCGACGCGGCACCGCTCATCATCGCCAAAGAAAAGGGCTACTTCGCCAAGCAGGGTCTTAAAGATATCGAACTGGTGAAGTTGCCTTCTTACGCGGTGATCCGCGACAACCTCGAACTGGGAACGGACAACGGCGGCATCGACGGCTCGATGATTCTGCGGCCCATCGGCTTTTTGATGGCCCTGGGCACGATCACGAAGGGCAACAAGAAAGTACCGATGTACGTGCCCCTGCAACTCAATATCGACGGCCAGGGGATCACGATCTCCAACGAATTTCGCAGCGAAGATCCGCGCCTCGACAGCTCGCCCATCAAGGCAAAAGTCGAGAAGGCCAAGTCCCAGAGCCGCCGCTACAAGTTTGCCAGCACCTTCCCTGGTGGGACGAGTGACCTGATGATGCGCTACTGGCTTGCCGCCGGGGGCATCGACCCCGACAGCGACGTCGAGAGCCTGATCGTACCGGCGGGCCAACTGGTGGCCAACATGAAAGTCGGCAACCTCTCCGGTTTTTGCGTGGGTGATCCCTGGCACGCACGGGCGATCAGCGAAAAGACCGGCTACACCGCGCTGATTTCAGGTGAGATGTGGCGCGACCATCCCGAAAAAGCGCTCACCCTGCGCGCCGACTGGAGCGACAAGAACCCCAAGGCGACGCGGGCGATCGTGCGGGCGGTGATCGAGGCCCAGCAGTGGTGCGACGTGATGACCAACCGCGAGGAGCTGGCAAAGATTCTCTCTGGCCGCGAGTACACCAACGTGGCTGCCGCCGACCTGCTGCCCCGCCTCAAGGGCACAGTCGATTACGGCGACGGACGGGTAGTGCAGAACAGTCCCTACATCATGCGCTACTGGAAGAACAACGCTTCTTACCCGTACAAGAGCCACGACCTGTGGTTTTTGACCGAAAACATCCGCTGGGGCAAGTTGCCGCCGGACTTTGCCCAGGTGCGCAAGGTGATCGATCAGGTCAACCGGGAAGATGTCTGGCGCACCGCCGCCAAAGAACTGGGCGTCCCGGCTGCTCAGATTCCGAAGAGCACCTCCCGAGGCGTCGAGACGTTCTATCCCGACAAAGTCAAATTCGATCCCAAAAATCCGGAGGCGTACCTGGCGAGCCTCAAGATCAAGCGGGTCACCGACATCAAAGTAAAGCGCACCTGA
- the ntrB gene encoding nitrate ABC transporter permease, with protein MTTTLDTRSRQTTSQRWTALINGKKLQRIIAPAVAITSVLVLWQLLCSLPGATLPTPTQVVSDTWELIVNPFYQGTGTNKGLFWQIAASLQRVAIGYTAAAIVGVALGILIGVNRLFYAGLDPLVQVFRTIPPLAWLPISLAAIQKSELAALFVIFITAIWPILINTAVGVQRIPADYNNVARVLKLPKLKYFFKILLPASLPYIFTGLRLGIGLSWLAIVAAEMLIGGVGIGFFIWDAYNSAKVSDIILALLYVGLVGLLLDKLVGFAGSLIVPAERK; from the coding sequence ATGACGACAACACTGGACACGCGCAGCCGTCAGACCACCAGCCAGCGGTGGACGGCTCTTATCAACGGCAAGAAGTTGCAGCGGATCATTGCTCCGGCGGTGGCGATCACCTCGGTGCTGGTGCTCTGGCAGCTCCTGTGCTCGCTGCCGGGGGCGACCCTGCCCACCCCGACCCAGGTGGTTAGCGACACCTGGGAGCTGATTGTCAATCCTTTTTATCAGGGCACCGGCACCAACAAGGGCCTGTTCTGGCAGATCGCCGCGAGCCTCCAGCGCGTCGCGATAGGTTACACCGCAGCGGCGATCGTGGGGGTGGCGCTGGGGATCTTGATCGGGGTCAACCGCCTCTTCTACGCCGGTCTTGACCCCCTGGTGCAGGTATTTCGCACGATTCCGCCCCTGGCCTGGCTGCCGATTTCGCTTGCGGCCATCCAAAAATCGGAACTGGCGGCGCTGTTTGTGATCTTTATCACCGCCATCTGGCCCATCTTGATCAACACTGCCGTCGGCGTCCAGCGCATTCCGGCTGACTACAACAACGTCGCCCGCGTCCTCAAGTTGCCGAAGCTCAAGTACTTCTTCAAGATCTTGCTGCCAGCCTCGCTGCCTTACATCTTCACCGGCCTGCGGCTGGGCATCGGTCTATCGTGGCTTGCGATTGTAGCGGCGGAGATGCTCATCGGCGGCGTCGGCATCGGCTTTTTTATCTGGGACGCCTACAACAGCGCCAAGGTGAGCGACATCATCCTCGCCCTGCTCTACGTCGGCCTGGTGGGCCTGCTGCTTGACAAACTGGTCGGTTTTGCAGGCTCGCTGATCGTCCCGGCGGAGCGCAAGTAA
- a CDS encoding carbonic anhydrase, producing MHSQSHHFSRRTLIQATATGLFATYLGLKADPAAAVTDLTAAQALQRLKDGNKRWVNNKLEHPDLTTTRLKEVAKGQNPFVAVLSCADSRVPSEIVFDQGLGDIFVTRVAGNFLDDNILGSLEFATSVLGAPLIVVMGHSRCGAVQAASKAVTEGTVFPGHLADFVDAIKPAVLSVKDQKGDLVDNAIKANVLRNVEKIKLARPIIAKLVDDNKVKVVGARYELDTGEVVFFE from the coding sequence ATGCACTCTCAAAGTCATCATTTCTCGCGCCGCACGCTCATCCAGGCTACCGCCACCGGTCTTTTCGCCACCTACCTGGGCCTGAAGGCCGACCCGGCGGCTGCCGTCACCGACCTCACCGCCGCCCAGGCATTGCAGCGGCTCAAAGACGGCAACAAGCGCTGGGTAAACAACAAGCTGGAGCACCCGGATCTGACCACGACGCGCCTCAAGGAAGTGGCCAAGGGCCAGAATCCCTTCGTGGCGGTCCTCAGTTGCGCCGATTCGCGGGTGCCAAGCGAGATCGTCTTCGATCAGGGCCTGGGCGACATCTTCGTCACCCGCGTCGCCGGGAATTTTCTGGACGACAACATCTTAGGGAGCCTCGAATTTGCCACCTCCGTGCTCGGTGCGCCGCTCATCGTGGTCATGGGCCACTCTCGCTGCGGTGCGGTGCAGGCAGCGAGCAAGGCCGTCACCGAAGGAACGGTTTTTCCGGGCCACCTCGCCGATTTTGTCGATGCGATCAAACCGGCGGTGCTCTCGGTCAAGGACCAAAAAGGCGACCTGGTCGATAACGCGATCAAGGCAAACGTGCTGCGCAACGTCGAGAAGATCAAGCTCGCCCGGCCCATCATCGCCAAGCTCGTCGATGACAACAAAGTAAAAGTCGTCGGAGCCCGCTACGAGCTGGACACCGGCGAAGTGGTCTTCTTCGAGTAG